In Erigeron canadensis isolate Cc75 chromosome 1, C_canadensis_v1, whole genome shotgun sequence, a single window of DNA contains:
- the LOC122585732 gene encoding BTB/POZ domain-containing protein At1g63850, which produces MSSNHHKIHLQKKPTSTINFRRRRPKETTISTTTAVVNHHNHPSVVSPENSSWCCPSAISSHKPAPQTQPASYTPVPESIPGETPVSTEKHQLSDTVLNLDNKNMITNHQETTFPSSFSNFNSALTAGLLNPMSPPLPPSAGDKTRSSPTLFEMMANEPECKIPNNNTNNLNGNNIIYSNIKKSNNNVIPQPIIVDKQALLQQRLLDLLSIRSPGSQFNDPNSSDVKLTLSSKDGLSVCMNAHRQILVGHSRFFAVKLADYRRKMGQQGGQPGQPYIVEIADCDDIEVYIESIRLMYCKDLRRKLMKDDVPRVLGILKVSAAIGFDAGVLSCLEYLEAAPWAEDEEEKVASLLAELHLEGAGASEVLKRVSVDFTSGVDESNNNEEVLLKLIHIVLEGKDEKARREMKVLVAKMLRENSSHNDLRKASLYSACDKCLLLLRKHFLKASNGDLQDVVQITRQADNLHFLLDILIDRQISEDFLESWASLTELSEVHSKVPPLHRYEISRVTARLFVGIGKGQLLACKDSRCLLLQTWLVPFYDDFAWMKRASKGLDRHLIEDGLGNTILTLPLSWQQDILMTWFDRFLNSSDDCPNIQRAFEVWWRRAFSKTGQHCPDRSQQFRITN; this is translated from the exons ATGTCTTCAAACCATCATAAAATTCATCTTCAGAAAAAACCCACAAGCACTATCAACTTCCGGCGCCGGCGACCTAAAGAAACCACCAtttccaccaccaccgccgtcgTAAACCACCACAACCACCCTTCTGTCGTCTCGCCAGAAAACAGTTCTTGGTGTTGTCCATCTGCTATATCTTCTCACAAACCAGCTCCCCAAACACAACCCGCTTCGTATACTCCGGTACCGGAATCTATTCCCGGCGAAACTCCGGTAAGTACTGAAAAGCACCAACTTTCTGACACCGTTTTAAATCTTGATAACAAAAACATGATTACTAATCATCAAGAAACAACATTCCCATcatctttttcaaattttaactcTGCTTTGACTGCCGGACTTTTGAATCCGATGTCTCCGCCGCTGCCGCCGTCCGCCGGAGATAAAACCCGATCTAGCCCGACCCTTTTTGAAATGATGGCTAATGAGCCTGAATGTAAGATCCccaataataatacaaataatttaaatggaaataatattatatattcaaacattaaaaagtCCAACAACAATGTGATCCCACAGCCCATTATTGTTGACAAACAAGCACTGTTGCAACAAAGATTGTTGGATCTTTTATCTATTCGGAGCCCCGGGAGTCAGTTCAATGACCCGAATTCGAGTGATGTGAAACTTACATTGAGTTCTAAAGATGGTTTGAGTGTTTGTATGAATGCCCATAGGCAGATCTTGGTGGGCCATAGTCGGTTTTTCGCAGTGAAGTTAGCCGATTATAGGCGGAAAATGGGTCAACAAGGTGGTCAACCAGGTCAACCTTACATTGTTGAGATTGCTGATTGTGATGATATTGAGGTTTATATCGAGTCCATTCGATTGATGTATTGTAAAGATTTGAGAAGGAAGCTAATGAAGGATGATGTTCCTAGAGTACTTGGTATCTTGAAG GTGTCAGCAGCGATCGGATTCGATGCCGGAGTTTTATCTTGTTTGGAGTACCTAGAAGCTGCTCCATGGGccgaagatgaagaagaaaaagtagCATCTTTATTAGCTGAGCTTCATCTTGAAGGAGCAGGTGCCAGTGAAGTATTAAAGCGCGTTTCAGTTGATTTTACATCTGGGGTTGATGAAAGTAACAACAATGAAGAGGTTCTTCTTAAACTGATACATATCGTTCTTGAAGGAAAAGATGAAAAGGCTAGACGAGAGATGAAAGTTTTGGTTGCAAAAATGCTTCGAGAGAATTCGTCACACAACGATCTAAGAAAAGCATCTTTATATTCTGCATGTGACAAATGTTTGCTTTTGTTAAGAAAACATTTCTTGAAAGCTTCTAATGGGGATTTACAAGATGTTGTCCAAATCACACGACAAGCAGATAATTTACATTTTCTTCTTGATATTTTGATAGATAGACAGATTTCGGAGGATTTCTTGGAATCATGGGCATCATTGACTGAATTATCTGAAGTTCATTCTAAAGTACCACCACTTCACAGATATGAAATCAGTAGAGTAACAGCAAGATTATTTGTGGGAATCGGAAAAGGTCAACTTTTGGCCTGTAAAGATTCAAGATGTTTACTATTACAGACATGGTTGGTTCCATTTTATGATGATTTTGCATGGATGAAAAGAGCATCGAAAGGGCTAGATCGTCATTTGATTGAAGATGGGCTgggaaatactattttgactttACCATTATCATGGCAACAAGACATATTGATGACTTGGTTTGACCGATTTTTGAATTCTAGTGATGATTGTCCAAATATACAGAGAGCGTTCGAGGTTTGGTGGAGACGTGCATTTTCAAAAACTGGTCAACATTGTCCTGATAGGTCACAGCAGTTTcgtattacaaattaa